A stretch of the Polyangiaceae bacterium genome encodes the following:
- a CDS encoding CehA/McbA family metallohydrolase — translation MRAALGFASLGCALVLSTPALAAETVLDLSGNVPDDQLRHFFVEFDVPAGIKEIEIAHDDLSPDNILDWGLVDEMGGFRGWGGGNTENAVVGEQAASRSYLPGPIAAGKWKVVVGKALVKVKPASFSLKVTLRDVPTLPAQTNRVPYSAPAPLSTETRWYAGDFHVHSMESGDAEPPLDAIAAFAKGRGLDFVLVSDHNTVSQLDFYAEAQKKHSDFLFLPGVEFTTYWGHANAIGSTKYVDDKTELPGNSIGAAVQAFQAQGALFSINHPTLALGDACLGCAWEHDLPVDQIDAVEIGTGKFGILTDSAIGFWDDLCAKGRHLAALGGSDDHKAGVNETPTQSPIGNPTTMVYAKALSVQGIIDAVKSGRTVVKLKSPDDPMVELASSVAPSGDTIAAPKSELSATITGGVGYTARFVKNGAPEPEVEVDSDPFVLKLPVTAPASGEDRYRVEVLEGGARRTVTSHLWLKLGAAGDGGVGGSAGGGGSGPGAADESDDGGCGCAAPRSSPFAWAALALGALGALALRRSRS, via the coding sequence ATGCGAGCAGCTCTCGGATTCGCTTCGCTCGGCTGCGCCCTGGTGCTCTCGACCCCCGCGCTCGCCGCCGAGACGGTGCTCGACCTCTCGGGCAACGTCCCGGACGATCAGCTCCGGCACTTCTTCGTGGAGTTCGACGTGCCCGCGGGCATCAAGGAGATCGAGATCGCCCACGACGACCTCTCTCCCGACAACATCCTGGACTGGGGCCTGGTGGACGAAATGGGCGGCTTCCGCGGCTGGGGCGGCGGCAACACGGAGAACGCCGTGGTCGGCGAGCAGGCGGCGTCGCGCTCGTACCTGCCGGGCCCGATCGCCGCGGGGAAGTGGAAGGTCGTGGTCGGCAAGGCGCTGGTGAAGGTGAAGCCGGCGAGCTTCAGCCTGAAGGTCACGCTGCGCGACGTGCCCACGCTGCCCGCGCAGACCAACCGAGTGCCGTATTCCGCGCCGGCTCCGCTCTCGACCGAGACGCGCTGGTACGCCGGCGACTTCCACGTGCACTCCATGGAGAGCGGGGACGCGGAGCCGCCGCTCGACGCCATCGCTGCCTTCGCCAAGGGCCGCGGCCTCGACTTCGTGCTGGTCAGCGACCACAACACCGTGTCGCAGCTCGACTTCTACGCCGAGGCGCAGAAGAAGCACTCGGACTTCTTGTTCTTGCCCGGCGTCGAGTTCACGACCTACTGGGGTCACGCGAACGCCATCGGCTCCACCAAATACGTGGACGACAAGACGGAGCTGCCAGGGAACTCCATCGGCGCGGCGGTCCAGGCCTTCCAGGCCCAGGGCGCGCTGTTCTCGATCAACCACCCGACGCTGGCCCTGGGCGACGCCTGCCTCGGCTGCGCCTGGGAGCACGACTTGCCCGTGGACCAGATCGACGCGGTGGAGATCGGCACCGGGAAGTTCGGAATCCTGACCGACAGCGCCATCGGGTTCTGGGACGATCTGTGCGCCAAGGGACGCCACCTGGCCGCGCTCGGCGGCAGCGACGACCACAAGGCAGGCGTGAACGAGACCCCCACGCAGAGCCCCATCGGCAACCCGACCACCATGGTCTACGCCAAGGCGCTCAGCGTGCAGGGCATCATCGACGCGGTGAAGTCCGGGCGCACCGTCGTCAAGCTGAAGAGCCCCGACGATCCCATGGTCGAGCTCGCCTCCAGCGTGGCGCCCAGCGGTGACACCATCGCGGCGCCGAAGAGCGAGCTCTCGGCCACCATCACCGGGGGCGTGGGGTACACGGCGCGCTTCGTGAAGAACGGCGCCCCCGAGCCCGAGGTGGAGGTGGACTCCGATCCTTTCGTGCTGAAGCTGCCGGTGACCGCGCCCGCCTCCGGCGAGGATCGCTACCGCGTCGAGGTGCTCGAGGGCGGCGCCCGCCGCACCGTGACCAGCCACCTGTGGCTGAAGCTCGGCGCCGCCGGGGACGGCGGCGTCGGCGGTAGCGCCGGCGGCGGGGGCTCCGGTCCCGGCGCGGCCGACGAGTCGGACGACGGCGGCTGTGGCTGCGCGGCGCCGCGGAGCTCGCCGTTCGCGTGGGCGGCGCTCGCGCTCGGCGCGCTCGGCGCGCTCGCGCTCCGGCGTAGCAGGAGCTAG
- a CDS encoding DNA-3-methyladenine glycosylase 2 family protein, with protein MTLDDDACYSALASRDCRLDGVFFVGVTTTGVYCRPVCPARTPGRSRCVFFGSAAHAERAGFRACFRCRPELAPGSAPVDAVPQLVRAALRKIDAGALNEQSVEELARSLGVSERHLHRALVDALGLSPVELAQTQRLALAKRLLHDSSLGMTEIALAAGFGSVRRFNSAFRGRFGKPPSALRRGPESSAAGAGSVRLRLDYRPPLAFTSHLGFLAARALPGVEFVEGERYRRVVRIGDRTGWLSVERDPTRPALSAEVSLSLADKLPAVVAGLRRLFDLDAKPEEIDRRLVRDPRLSRYVKRTPGRRVPGAFDGFETAVRAVLGQQVSVKGATTVAGRLVERFGPRVETPFPELRRVFPSSGVLARARVSELAALGMPGARARALMELARAVEAGLELSPGAALEPTLRALGELPGFGDWTTQYVAMRTLSWPDAFPATDLGVQKALGTKSKAAALALAEAWRPWRAYATLHLWAEGASP; from the coding sequence ATGACGCTCGACGACGACGCCTGCTACAGCGCGCTCGCCAGCCGCGATTGTCGCCTGGACGGAGTCTTCTTCGTCGGGGTCACGACCACGGGTGTCTACTGTAGGCCGGTGTGCCCCGCGCGCACGCCGGGTAGGAGCCGCTGCGTGTTCTTCGGGAGCGCGGCGCACGCCGAGCGAGCGGGCTTTCGCGCCTGCTTCCGCTGCCGCCCGGAGCTGGCACCGGGCTCGGCCCCGGTGGACGCCGTGCCGCAGCTCGTGCGCGCCGCCTTGCGCAAGATCGACGCCGGCGCGCTGAACGAACAGAGCGTCGAAGAGCTCGCACGCTCGCTCGGCGTCAGCGAGCGGCACCTGCATCGCGCGCTGGTGGACGCACTGGGGCTCTCGCCCGTCGAGCTCGCCCAGACTCAGCGCCTCGCCTTGGCCAAGCGCCTGCTCCACGACTCGTCCCTCGGCATGACCGAGATCGCCTTGGCGGCCGGCTTCGGCAGCGTGCGCCGCTTCAACTCGGCGTTCCGCGGGCGCTTCGGCAAGCCACCCTCGGCGCTGCGCCGCGGCCCAGAGAGCAGCGCGGCCGGGGCGGGCTCGGTGCGCCTGCGCCTCGATTACCGCCCGCCGCTGGCCTTCACCTCGCACCTGGGCTTCTTGGCGGCGCGGGCCCTCCCGGGCGTCGAGTTTGTCGAGGGAGAGCGCTATCGCCGGGTCGTACGCATCGGTGACCGAACCGGCTGGCTCTCCGTGGAGCGCGATCCGACCCGACCGGCCCTCTCGGCCGAGGTGTCGCTCTCGCTCGCCGACAAGCTGCCGGCTGTGGTGGCGGGTCTGCGCCGCCTGTTCGATCTGGACGCCAAGCCGGAGGAGATCGATCGACGCCTGGTCCGCGACCCGCGACTGTCCCGGTACGTGAAGCGCACGCCGGGCCGGCGGGTACCCGGGGCATTCGACGGATTCGAGACCGCCGTGCGCGCGGTGCTCGGGCAACAGGTCAGCGTGAAGGGTGCGACCACGGTGGCCGGGCGCCTCGTCGAGCGCTTCGGTCCGCGCGTCGAGACACCATTCCCCGAGCTCCGTCGCGTCTTCCCGAGCTCCGGGGTGCTGGCGCGCGCTCGCGTCTCGGAGCTCGCTGCGCTGGGCATGCCCGGGGCGCGAGCCCGTGCGCTGATGGAGCTGGCCCGCGCCGTAGAGGCCGGGCTCGAGCTCTCGCCCGGCGCCGCGCTCGAGCCGACGTTGCGCGCGCTCGGCGAGCTACCCGGCTTCGGCGACTGGACCACGCAGTACGTCGCGATGCGCACGCTCTCGTGGCCGGACGCCTTTCCAGCCACCGATCTCGGCGTGCAGAAGGCGCTCGGCACGAAGTCGAAGGCCGCGGCCCTCGCCCTCGCGGAGGCCTGGCGACCGTGGCGCGCCTACGCAACCTTGCACCTGTGGGCAGAAGGAGCATCCCCATGA
- a CDS encoding methylated-DNA--[protein]-cysteine S-methyltransferase, whose amino-acid sequence MRYETEYRSPIGPLTLVASDDALVELRFGASTASHQTPLLAQLGAELHEYFAGTRQRFDVPLAPEGTAFQRQVWRALAEIPHGQTRSYAEIAARIGRPTATRAVGAANGQNPIAILIPCHRVLGSNGALRGYRWGLHQKEALLARERLA is encoded by the coding sequence ATGAGATACGAGACCGAGTACCGGAGCCCGATCGGCCCGCTCACCCTCGTCGCCTCCGACGACGCCCTGGTCGAGCTTCGCTTCGGAGCCTCGACTGCCAGCCACCAGACACCGCTCTTGGCGCAGCTCGGGGCGGAGCTCCACGAGTACTTCGCCGGAACGCGCCAGCGCTTCGATGTCCCGCTCGCGCCCGAGGGAACGGCCTTTCAGCGCCAGGTCTGGCGCGCGCTCGCCGAGATTCCCCACGGCCAGACCCGGAGCTACGCCGAAATCGCCGCGCGCATCGGCAGACCGACGGCCACCAGGGCGGTCGGGGCTGCCAACGGTCAAAACCCCATCGCCATTCTGATCCCGTGCCACCGCGTGCTCGGTTCGAACGGCGCGCTGCGCGGCTACCGCTGGGGGCTCCACCAGAAAGAAGCGCTCTTGGCCCGGGAGCGGCTGGCATAA
- a CDS encoding acyltransferase family protein — protein MPRPFRAWEAALDRLVDDETSERIERLAPNVNEYGYDRWGASPAATKRAFAFVRFLYRNYFRVEVHGIEHVPPGRVLLIGNHSAQLAYDGMLVAAAMILDAEPPRFLRAMIERFFAVPPFVNMLMTRMGQLIGLPENAERLLQEEEAAVLVFPEGERGGGKVWKDRYKIMGFGQGFLRLAMKTQTPVVPFAFIGGEEMCPSFSRMKPVARLLGVPYAPLTPTLLPLPLPAKVHILFGEPMRFDGRGDEDDDVVIPKVRRVEERVKQLIDAGLALRTGVFFG, from the coding sequence GTGCCCCGCCCGTTCCGTGCCTGGGAAGCCGCGCTCGACCGCCTGGTCGATGACGAGACCAGCGAGCGCATCGAGCGGCTCGCGCCGAACGTCAACGAATACGGCTACGACCGCTGGGGCGCCTCGCCGGCCGCGACCAAGCGCGCCTTCGCGTTCGTGCGCTTTCTGTACCGCAACTACTTCCGTGTCGAGGTGCATGGCATCGAGCACGTTCCGCCCGGGCGCGTGCTCCTGATCGGCAACCACAGCGCGCAGCTCGCGTACGACGGCATGTTGGTCGCCGCCGCCATGATCCTGGACGCCGAGCCGCCGCGCTTCCTGCGCGCGATGATCGAGCGCTTCTTCGCCGTGCCGCCCTTCGTCAACATGCTGATGACGCGCATGGGCCAGCTGATCGGCCTGCCGGAGAACGCGGAGCGCCTGCTCCAAGAAGAAGAGGCGGCGGTGTTGGTCTTCCCGGAGGGCGAGCGGGGTGGCGGGAAGGTCTGGAAGGACCGCTACAAGATCATGGGCTTCGGCCAAGGGTTCTTGCGCCTGGCCATGAAGACCCAGACGCCCGTCGTGCCCTTTGCGTTCATCGGCGGCGAGGAGATGTGCCCCAGCTTCTCGCGCATGAAGCCGGTGGCGCGCCTCCTGGGCGTGCCCTACGCGCCGCTCACGCCGACCCTGCTCCCGCTGCCGCTGCCCGCGAAGGTCCACATCCTGTTCGGCGAGCCGATGCGCTTCGACGGTCGCGGCGACGAGGATGACGACGTGGTCATCCCCAAGGTGCGCCGGGTCGAGGAGCGCGTGAAGCAGCTCATCGACGCGGGGCTCGCCCTCCGAACCGGGGTGTTCTTCGGATGA
- a CDS encoding NAD-dependent epimerase/dehydratase family protein gives MTGQSVVVTGAAGSIGQLAVDHLARRGFVVHAVDKRPLTRLPKGVVAHVADIKKRGFDDTLRKVHPDAVLHLARERRFTVSAAERYRVNFEGTTRVFELAMAAGVKKIVFPSRHTVYGALPDNPGFLLEEHPPTAGRTFPEIQDLVAADLFACAMLWRNPETEVVVLRPVNVLGPTVNTLFSRYLSPKRVFTVAGYDPVQQVLHEDDLAVAFEYALEPGLRGVFNVTGPGEVPLHVVVEESGASRVPLPEPVIKLVRGRLGFARIPQGALDFLKFPCTVDGTRFAKATGFAARHNLRETIRSMRARRV, from the coding sequence ATGACCGGCCAGAGCGTGGTCGTGACCGGCGCCGCCGGCTCCATCGGCCAGCTCGCCGTGGACCACCTGGCGCGCCGGGGCTTCGTCGTCCACGCGGTGGACAAGCGCCCGCTCACGCGCCTGCCCAAAGGCGTGGTGGCCCACGTCGCCGACATCAAGAAGCGGGGCTTCGACGACACCTTGCGCAAGGTCCACCCGGACGCCGTGCTGCACCTGGCCCGGGAGCGGCGCTTCACCGTTTCGGCCGCCGAGCGCTACCGGGTGAACTTCGAGGGCACGACCCGAGTGTTCGAGCTCGCCATGGCGGCCGGCGTGAAGAAGATCGTCTTCCCGAGCCGCCACACGGTCTACGGCGCCCTGCCGGACAACCCAGGGTTCCTGCTCGAGGAGCACCCTCCCACGGCAGGCCGCACCTTCCCGGAAATCCAGGACCTGGTCGCCGCGGATCTGTTCGCTTGCGCCATGCTCTGGCGGAACCCGGAGACGGAGGTCGTGGTGCTCCGCCCCGTGAACGTGCTCGGACCGACGGTGAACACGCTCTTCTCTCGCTACCTCTCGCCCAAGCGGGTGTTCACGGTGGCCGGCTACGATCCAGTGCAGCAGGTGCTGCACGAAGACGACCTCGCGGTGGCCTTCGAGTACGCGCTCGAACCGGGGCTCCGGGGCGTGTTCAACGTGACGGGCCCGGGCGAGGTGCCCTTGCACGTCGTCGTGGAGGAGAGCGGCGCGAGCCGCGTGCCGCTGCCGGAGCCGGTGATCAAGCTGGTGCGCGGACGCCTGGGCTTCGCGCGCATCCCGCAGGGCGCCCTCGACTTCCTCAAGTTCCCCTGCACCGTGGACGGCACCCGGTTCGCCAAGGCCACGGGCTTCGCCGCACGGCACAATTTGCGGGAGACCATCCGCTCGATGCGGGCGCGCCGCGTCTAA
- a CDS encoding alkaline phosphatase D family protein, which translates to MASRIARRDFLAGLVITVAVTPLGCGSDDGGGEEPTKYSTDPADQAAVYPQGVASGDPKPDSVVLWTRAVPKSGSGPVQVICEIASDEAFSKIIGKETVSVDESTDWTVRIKPTGLSAFTSYYYRFKAEKTQSIVGRTKTAPAADQDVPVRFAFASCQDFIGRYYHVWKAFLEQEAPVDFIVWLGDYIYETDGDPDFQTPDPNRQIDIPDGIEIVPGVKAAKSLEDYRGLYRQYRSDEHLQKAHASFPFISIWDDHEFANDSWQDHATDFNEKKGAEKSTERRENANQAWFEYQPADVTFDANKSFPDDLVIYRTLRYGKHVELFLTDQRSYRDDHVIPEGAQTTDKPAGAPADVPTYAEAGKLSANQALGSRNFCKKEAFDKIEAFVKPTMLGQKQKQWLIDGMKASDASWKIWGNETQLLQMCADLTLPGVPILFQGVWYLTVDQWDGFRSERKEILEALSGVENLVVITGDIHAFYAGELHPDFDAPGAKPVGVEYVCAGISSSPFQEIVATQVLGLDPDGNYGLKPLATDKAKFDEVVQKSSPHYKHVEGFAHGIAIMDVNAGTDVQVTFFGVADVKSKDFDGNVKISKYKTASGTNKVEKV; encoded by the coding sequence ATGGCTTCACGAATTGCGCGTCGCGATTTCCTCGCAGGGCTGGTCATCACGGTCGCCGTCACGCCGCTCGGCTGCGGCTCCGACGACGGGGGCGGCGAAGAGCCCACCAAGTACAGCACCGACCCCGCGGATCAGGCCGCGGTCTACCCGCAGGGTGTCGCCTCCGGCGATCCCAAGCCCGACAGCGTGGTCCTGTGGACGCGCGCGGTGCCGAAGTCCGGCTCGGGCCCGGTCCAGGTCATCTGCGAGATCGCCAGCGACGAGGCCTTCTCGAAGATCATAGGCAAGGAGACCGTGAGCGTGGACGAGTCCACCGACTGGACCGTGCGCATCAAGCCCACCGGGCTCTCGGCCTTCACCAGCTACTACTACCGGTTCAAGGCGGAGAAGACGCAGTCCATCGTCGGCCGGACCAAGACCGCGCCGGCCGCCGACCAGGACGTGCCGGTGCGCTTCGCGTTCGCCTCCTGCCAGGACTTCATCGGACGCTACTACCACGTGTGGAAGGCCTTCCTGGAGCAGGAGGCCCCGGTGGACTTCATCGTCTGGCTCGGCGACTACATCTACGAGACGGACGGCGACCCGGACTTCCAGACTCCGGATCCGAACCGCCAGATCGACATCCCCGACGGCATCGAGATCGTGCCCGGGGTGAAGGCCGCCAAGTCCCTCGAGGACTACCGCGGCCTGTACCGGCAATACCGCAGCGACGAGCACCTACAGAAGGCCCACGCCTCCTTCCCGTTCATCAGCATCTGGGACGACCACGAGTTCGCCAACGACTCGTGGCAGGACCACGCCACCGACTTCAACGAGAAGAAGGGCGCCGAGAAGAGCACCGAGCGCCGCGAGAACGCCAACCAGGCCTGGTTCGAGTACCAACCGGCGGACGTGACCTTCGACGCGAACAAGAGCTTCCCCGACGACCTGGTCATCTACCGCACGCTCCGCTACGGCAAACACGTCGAGTTGTTCTTGACGGACCAGCGCAGCTACCGCGACGACCACGTCATCCCGGAGGGCGCGCAGACCACCGACAAGCCGGCGGGCGCCCCGGCAGACGTGCCGACCTACGCCGAAGCCGGCAAGCTCTCGGCCAACCAGGCCCTCGGTTCCCGCAACTTCTGCAAGAAAGAAGCGTTCGACAAGATCGAGGCGTTCGTGAAGCCGACCATGCTCGGCCAGAAGCAGAAGCAGTGGCTGATCGACGGCATGAAGGCCTCGGACGCCAGCTGGAAGATCTGGGGCAACGAGACGCAGCTCCTGCAAATGTGCGCTGATCTGACGCTACCCGGCGTCCCGATCCTGTTCCAGGGCGTGTGGTACCTGACCGTCGATCAGTGGGATGGCTTCCGCAGCGAGCGCAAGGAGATCCTCGAGGCGCTCTCCGGCGTGGAGAACCTGGTGGTCATCACCGGCGACATCCACGCCTTCTACGCCGGGGAGCTGCACCCCGACTTCGACGCACCCGGAGCCAAGCCGGTCGGCGTCGAGTACGTGTGCGCCGGCATCAGCTCCTCGCCCTTCCAGGAGATCGTCGCCACCCAGGTCTTGGGCCTGGATCCCGACGGCAACTACGGGCTCAAGCCCCTGGCGACGGACAAGGCGAAGTTCGACGAGGTGGTGCAGAAGTCCAGCCCGCACTACAAGCACGTCGAGGGCTTCGCGCACGGCATCGCCATCATGGATGTCAACGCCGGCACGGACGTCCAGGTGACGTTCTTCGGCGTGGCCGACGTGAAGTCGAAGGACTTCGACGGCAACGTGAAGATCTCGAAGTACAAGACGGCGTCCGGGACCAACAAGGTCGAGAAGGTCTGA